CAGGTAACTCGTCCTGAAAAGCTAACCCTCTGGGAAAGGATTTACCTCCCGGAAATTTTGCGCGGTCTTTCGATCACCATCCGCCATTTTTTGGACAACTTCATTCATATGAAAACAAGGATGACGGTTGAATATCCTGAACAGAAGAAAGAGATCCCGTTCGGCTACAGGGCCGAACATCGTTTGATGAAAAGACCCGACGGCACCATCCGCTGTACAGCGTGCATGCTTTGCGCCACCGCATGTCCGGCGGACTGCATAACTATCGTCGCCGAAGAGTCGCCGGACC
The Deltaproteobacteria bacterium CG11_big_fil_rev_8_21_14_0_20_49_13 genome window above contains:
- a CDS encoding NADH-quinone oxidoreductase subunit I; this encodes MGIKQVTRPEKLTLWERIYLPEILRGLSITIRHFLDNFIHMKTRMTVEYPEQKKEIPFGYRAEHRLMKRPDGTIRCTACMLCATACPADCITIVAEESPDPLIEKRAKEYTIDELRCVFCGLCVEACPCDAVRMDTYKYENSNYTRQDLVYDKNRLLSNSAEGQSPYSSAL